GTGGTTCCGGTAGTGACAGCCCAGCACTTGGGGGAGATTGTCCGGTTTTTTTTTACCCCCAGCGCATACTACATTAACCTTGCGGAGCAATTCAAAGACCATATAATCACGGCGAAAGCAGAAGCGGAAGAGTGTTCATGTAATTTTGGTATCTCTTCGTTGAATTCATTCCCATTTTGAGGCTCAAACTTTTTAGCGGACAACGATGTTGTATTGAACTATCATCGCCCAAACAACATGGTAGCGGCCTAGCCTTGCTACCAAATCCATTTCCCGTTTCGCCTGATGCCCGTTTGAATGCAAGAACCTCCCTAAGACAGCCCACAACCATCCTCTACTTCAGAGGAATGAAACGAGAAGAGTGCGTGGCACCAATACCGGGTCTACCGTGCTTGACAGGCTTGCTGTTGGATTATTAGTGCTGTCCTGTAGAGGATTGGTTTGCTCTGTCGAGAGCCATGGTGGACCGGGGCAACGTACTAAGAGATAGAGAACTCGGCGAGGTAGTGACCAACCATCTCGGGCTTGATCTCAACCTGGTTGAACTCCTTGCCGGAGTAGATGCCAATGACGGAGCCGATCATCTCGGGGACGACAATCATGTCACGCAGGTGGGTCTTGACGAGGTCGGGCTTCTCGTTGGGCTTAGCCTCCTGCTTAGCCTT
This sequence is a window from Colletotrichum higginsianum IMI 349063 chromosome 8, whole genome shotgun sequence. Protein-coding genes within it:
- a CDS encoding 40S ribosomal protein S15, whose amino-acid sequence is MADDPEYNAEEAAELKKRRAFRKFSYRGIDLDALLDLDSEQLRDVVHARARRRINRGLKRRPMGLIKKLRKAKQEAKPNEKPDLVKTHLRDMIVVPEMIGSVIGIYSGKEFNQVEIKPEMVGHYLAEFSISYKPVKHGRPGIGATHSSRFIPLK